The genomic stretch TGAGTGGGTCTAGTGCGAGCAACTGAGTCTCTTGGATCTTTGCTCAAATGACCTGGAAAGGTAGGGTGAGGAATAGGTCGAGGTCTGTATGGAGGGAGAGGACCATAGTTGTGGGTTGGTGGTAGTGGTGGAGAACCGCTAGTAGGGGCAAAGGTTGGTTCACCAGTGGCTTCAGAAATGAGCTCTGACATAGGAGATGGGGTTTCAGTCAGAACATAATCAGTTTCCTCACAAACACCATGGTCCCTTGTGGCGTCCATAATTTTTTCTCCCTGCAGAAACTTTGGGCTGCTGCATATCATGGTGGTGTCTTTAGTACCCCGAAAATGCCTCAACCATGCAACTAGAGGGCATATGCCAGTTCCACAATCCCACATGTTTCCAGCAAGGCTGATGGAGGTCAGTGAGATCCATGCTGACACCGCCTCCTGAGACACATTGGACAATTTGTTGGATTCCAGGTTGAGAACTTGAAGATTAGGCAAGCAGTGAAACACAGCTGGATCCAGGGCCTGGATTTCATTCCCGGACAAGTCGAGTTTTTGAAGTGTATACCACGTCCATGGGAGGCCCTGGTTGACCACCTTAATGCGGTTCCACTGCAGGTAGAGTGATCTCAGATTTGCTAACCgtggaaacagaaaaaagttgATTCGGGAGAACTGGTTGTGTTCCAGATGCAACTCCATCAGCTTCTGTAGTCCCAAAAAAGTAGTGCGGGTAAGAGCTTTGATCCGATTGTAGCCCAAATCTAAAAACTCCAAGCTTCTGCACTCCAAGAACGCTCGAATAGGGATGTTGGAGAGCCCATTTGAACGAAGATGAAGGTTTTGTAGTTTTCGTAAGCCATGGAATTGACCTGGCTGCAGGTTTTCCAATTTATTGTAGGACAAGTCCAGACTGCGGAGATTGGGGATTCCATGAAATGTTGAATTGTGCAGGGTTTTGATCCTGTTGGAGCTCAATATTAGCTCTTTAAGCCTGCGGACTCCCTGGAACGCCCTGCTGTCAACTGTTGAAATCTGATTGTGGTCCAAGTATATCCAAAGAAGCTGGCCAAGGTGAGCAAACTGGTAGGGTAGCAGGGAGTGAAGTTCATTGTAGCGCAGGGAGAGGCCTTGGCAGCCTATTGTGACATTTTCTGGGACATCTAAGAATCCAGCGGAATCACAATGGACAGTTTTCCCTTCACATCGGCAGCTATTTGGGCACGTGCGCTCAACAAAGCTGAACAATAAGGGAGCccgcaggaggaggaggagaggaaagaggaggtgtgTCAGTCGTCCATCACACAGCAATGGACCTGCAAGGGAATATaagataaagagagacagagagaaagaagtaaATAATTGATTTCATTCACCAAAGATCAAGTCACATTATTCAGTATCCTTTTAAGAGAAAAGGGATTCACAAccttttaaacacattaaaaatgttaaaagtcaTTTGAAGATCTTTGTTACAAGAACAGAAAGAGATGATTCATATGAAGAGACACACTGGACGGAATACTGTAGAAAGATCTTAACCCTTTCACTCATAGTTGTCACTACGGTGGACAGCTATGCAAATGCCATTCTCCAACAAATGCATATGGGTTTTGATGGAATGGTTTCACATAAGCTACTTTAGTGGATGTTAGGAAGTCATCCAATACACTTCCAGCCACTGGACTGCCATTGTAAGTGTACCGTCAATGTCTCCAAACCAAGATTGCCAAGAGGGTCAGAAAATCTGTGCAGCTCAGGAAATATCTTGCAAATCTTGCTATTCTATAAAAGACCCTTGCACGTGATAATTATTTTAACATCTAATATAAACTAAGGAGCATTATTGTTGTTAAATTCCCAAGAATTGATTTCAGTTTTGAAGGAAACTATCATTAAACATCTTTCCACTCAATTGGACATCATGCATTGCAATAATGTTATGATTGAGACTTTGCTGTTCTTGAAGACATTTGATGTGGAGTGAAACTTTCTTTAACGATTCACATTATTAAACTGTATCTTGCAGGGTTCTATCTGTGCAGAGCTCAAGTCTGAATTCAATTTCATGCCTTCCAATAATACTGGTTCTCACATTGAATGTCTGCTTTTCTACTGTTCTGGTAGCCTCCAGGCAAAAGCCACAGAGTTAGTTTGATCTTATCAAGCATATTGTTTTCTGTACAAGACAGGAAAATTTTAAAACTCAAAGACCGAAAACCTTCAAAATTCCAATTCAAGTAATCATATTGATTCTCTCCAACTGAGGGTAACTGAaaatgatttgtaaaaaaaaaaaacaccaattaGTAAGTATTCTAGCATGATGCCTTCTCTAGTGGACATTTAGCTATGTATTTTGTTCAAAAGTAtgtattttaaattaagaaacaaaaaaatgaccatGTCTTTAGAAGTaacaaatgacattttaaaaatgtctgacaTAGGAGATGGGGTTTCAGtcagaaacccccccccccccttccttccACTCTGGTACCAGTACTGGTTATTCTAAAGAAGCTGTAGCAGgaatcacaacacagacattGCACACAATTCTTTGAAGCCATCCTTTGATCACTAGTGCTGGTTTCAAATGTTCACCTATTAAAATTCAGAGCTAATTTTGCATTATGTATTTCTTGGAAAACATTAGACAAATCTGCTGAGGTTTCTATACCGAGAGTTACTTCTCCACTGAGAAGAAAAATGATACATCTCCCTTTTCTTAGTAGCAGGACCCAGCCTTGCACTGTTATATAAAGATTTAACAATCCCTCATTTAAACATCTCTGATTATGATAAAAGGAAACGTGGGTTATTGCAGTGTTGAGAAATCCATCAATTGTCCTGCCCCTGGCCTTTGTGCAAGGAAATGTCTTTCCTTCCTCCCCTTAGCGGTTgctaaattatatttaaataccagtgaattagcattttgctataaacactaagagcagtgcatctgggacttgtgcatggttaaatgttacagcaccaatgtcactgtatgtccatgttaaataaacaaacaaataaaatataaaaataaataaacaaataggTGCTAATGTCACGCTCTTATATTGTTAAGCCTTGACTATAGGAGAATCCAGGGGAAAACCGGTGGTAGCTTCTCCCTACAACATCTGCtcttttgaatgtatttttgaaaATTATGTAAAGGACATCAGGGACAATCTGAAGAGTTTTCAGTTGATCTAGCATTATTGACAAACTTTAAatttggaaaacaaacacaagtccAGTTTTCCCTTTGATCGGACATTTGTGACATGGAGAAAACCAATTTCAAACTAAAACTATAGCTTTATTTCAGGACCAATGTCAGTCCTACTCTCCCCCCGATACTACGCCCATGAGGCTGTTGTTGTAACCGTTGTCTGACATGTAAGATCTAAATAATGTTAAGACAACCTGATTAATGTACCTTCAGAAGCTGTCTAACATTTGAATCCATTTTTGTATGCTGCTGTCACAGTCACTATAGAGGCTTTGGGCTATGGCCCCCAATGCAAGATGGCGGAGCCCAATCAGCTGTCAGATTTGTCTATAATCCTTGTCATTGAACCACTGACGCTGGTTTTTCACAATTTGCAAAAGAATAATATTTAAACCtaatattgtttaaaaacaggaacaacaCATGTCAATCCAAATTTTGATCCGTCACATGCAATTGAACCTGTATCGATCAATTCTACGGCTGTAAATAACTTGACATCTGGATTGATAACCTTAACCTT from Labrus bergylta chromosome 17, fLabBer1.1, whole genome shotgun sequence encodes the following:
- the lrrtm4l1 gene encoding leucine rich repeat transmembrane neuronal 4 like 1 isoform X2: MGPLLCDGRLTHLLFPLLLLLRAPLLFSFVERTCPNSCRCEGKTVHCDSAGFLDVPENVTIGCQGLSLRYNELHSLLPYQFAHLGQLLWIYLDHNQISTVDSRAFQGVRRLKELILSSNRIKTLHNSTFHGIPNLRSLDLSYNKLENLQPGQFHGLRKLQNLHLRSNGLSNIPIRAFLECRSLEFLDLGYNRIKALTRTTFLGLQKLMELHLEHNQFSRINFFLFPRLANLRSLYLQWNRIKVVNQGLPWTWYTLQKLDLSGNEIQALDPAVFHCLPNLQVLNLESNKLSNVSQEAVSAWISLTSISLAGNMWDCGTGICPLVAWLRHFRGTKDTTMICSSPKFLQGEKIMDATRDHGVCEETDYVLTETPSPMSELISEATGEPTFAPTSGSPPLPPTHNYGPLPPYRPRPIPHPTFPGHLSKDPRDSVARTRPTHIPPPEIEHMTLHKVVVGSVALFFSMSLILTIVYVMWRRYPGATRLLQQRSMVGRKHRRKSPEPEQNLSTQLQEYYMSYNPAATPEALEVLGNGTGSCTCTISGSRECENEYTCPRPLPGAWLGDMPTIH
- the lrrtm4l1 gene encoding leucine rich repeat transmembrane neuronal 4 like 1 isoform X1, with product MGPLLCDGRLTHLLFPLLLLLRAPLLFSFVERTCPNSCRCEGKTVHCDSAGFLDVPENVTIGCQGLSLRYNELHSLLPYQFAHLGQLLWIYLDHNQISTVDSRAFQGVRRLKELILSSNRIKTLHNSTFHGIPNLRSLDLSYNKLENLQPGQFHGLRKLQNLHLRSNGLSNIPIRAFLECRSLEFLDLGYNRIKALTRTTFLGLQKLMELHLEHNQFSRINFFLFPRLANLRSLYLQWNRIKVVNQGLPWTWYTLQKLDLSGNEIQALDPAVFHCLPNLQVLNLESNKLSNVSQEAVSAWISLTSISLAGNMWDCGTGICPLVAWLRHFRGTKDTTMICSSPKFLQGEKIMDATRDHGVCEETDYVLTETPSPMSELISEATGEPTFAPTSGSPPLPPTHNYGPLPPYRPRPIPHPTFPGHLSKDPRDSVARTRPTHIPPPEIEHMTLHKVVVGSVALFFSMSLILTIVYVMWRRYPGATRLLQQRSMVGRKHRRKSPEPEQNLSTQLQEYYMSYNPAATPEALEVLGNGTGSCTCTISGSRECEQNEYTCPRPLPGAWLGDMPTIH